A genomic segment from Nodularia sphaerocarpa UHCC 0038 encodes:
- a CDS encoding type ISP restriction/modification enzyme, whose protein sequence is MIKFTNYIQDIQTNIKRGGERSHYPSLKRLIEGLMIAINARIEEKGNQEGIPDFTIRKNDRVLGYIEAKDINVDLAKTDKTEQLKRYLESNIGYNLILTNYLEFRWYVDGECEKTAKLAHLEQGEIILVDDLQPIEELLQLFLDQKAKDINNYYDLAKEMAAYTKTIRNAIFSTLNIEANTEELNQLKETFKRILILDIDNQSFADMYAQTIAYGLFTARIGHAQNPGQFAFNRTTASIYISDRIPFLKGLFDIVIATDGVSKIHKSIENLVELLNTVDMTNILETFGQETRTEDPVIHFYETFLAAYEAKLRKSRGVYYTPEPVVNFIVRAVNDILVNEEIFDLQYGLGNRKVTILDPATGTGTFLYAVIKQIRDNVSKYEIDKWNTFLRDAKLVNRLFGFELLMTPYTIAHLKLGLLLGDLGYKFAPEERLKVYLTNALEEGIKQGDLIPGITQIIAEESSQAGKVKTEIPVMVVLGNPPYSVSSQNASKRKRLLNQDERYLADVEYTGSVWNRIYKTGKAGKTITELTHIGELLELYKGRVRLEKEKNIQPLDDDYIKFIRFAQYQIQKTPKGYGIIGFITNHSYLNGLIHRGMREELLKYFDTLYIMDLHGNSLLKETTPEGNIDQNVFDIQQGVAILIAVREKSEPDYFSTAYKSRDGVKEMAKVWYYDLWGSREDKYRFLESASLNNVDWIELQPTAPNYFFTAINYSLDTEKEYKNYWNIQDIFLVYSNVIETGKDDVLVDFEKNQIQELIKNLANPEISDEDIADIYKIADSSNWNFFKSRLLIIKDGMQDHLIQRIYYRPFDIRFTYFHSILRRMQEKVLTNLIQDNLGLLAMRQVASGDNQYTHFMVCNHIVDNRSFFSNRGRPSVFPLYIYPNTENQQTNLFREKTSNLSPKFLEIIKNKLGKTPTPEQIFYYAYAIFHSPTYRSRYAEFLKIDFPRLPLTSNQKLFNSLAEKGEELVNLHLMKSTTLNNLITTFANQGNNQVTEVTYNSELQRVYINKQSYFIDIPQHIWEFKIGGYQVLDKWLKDRKNANRVLSESEINHYQKIVIALTETLRLMREIDNLIPGFPIE, encoded by the coding sequence ATGATTAAATTTACCAACTATATCCAAGACATACAAACCAATATTAAACGCGGTGGAGAACGCAGTCATTACCCCAGTTTAAAACGACTGATTGAAGGTTTAATGATTGCAATTAATGCCAGAATTGAAGAAAAAGGTAATCAAGAAGGTATTCCTGATTTCACTATCAGAAAAAATGATCGAGTTTTAGGATATATAGAAGCTAAAGATATTAATGTCGATTTAGCTAAAACAGACAAAACCGAACAACTCAAACGTTATTTAGAATCAAACATTGGTTATAACTTAATTTTAACTAATTACTTAGAATTTCGTTGGTATGTAGATGGAGAATGTGAAAAAACTGCTAAATTAGCTCATTTAGAACAAGGTGAAATTATCCTAGTTGATGATTTACAACCCATTGAGGAATTACTGCAATTATTTCTCGATCAAAAAGCCAAAGATATTAATAATTATTATGATTTGGCTAAAGAAATGGCAGCTTATACTAAAACTATTAGAAATGCGATTTTCTCAACTTTAAATATAGAAGCAAACACCGAAGAATTAAATCAATTAAAAGAAACATTTAAACGAATATTGATTCTGGATATAGATAATCAAAGTTTTGCTGATATGTATGCTCAAACCATTGCTTATGGTTTATTTACTGCTAGAATTGGTCACGCACAAAACCCAGGACAATTTGCATTCAACCGCACAACAGCAAGTATTTATATTAGTGATAGAATCCCTTTTTTGAAAGGTTTATTCGATATAGTTATTGCTACTGATGGCGTAAGCAAAATTCACAAGTCAATTGAAAATTTAGTAGAATTATTAAATACAGTTGACATGACAAATATTTTAGAAACCTTTGGACAAGAAACCCGCACAGAAGACCCAGTTATTCACTTTTATGAAACATTTTTAGCTGCTTATGAAGCTAAATTAAGAAAAAGTCGCGGAGTTTATTACACTCCTGAACCTGTAGTTAATTTTATTGTCCGTGCTGTTAATGATATTTTAGTGAATGAAGAAATATTTGATTTACAATATGGTTTAGGAAATCGTAAAGTCACAATTCTTGACCCCGCAACAGGAACAGGAACTTTTTTATATGCAGTTATTAAACAAATTCGGGATAATGTTTCTAAATATGAAATTGATAAATGGAATACTTTTCTAAGAGATGCGAAACTTGTAAATCGTCTATTTGGTTTTGAGTTATTAATGACTCCTTATACCATAGCACATTTAAAATTAGGGTTATTATTAGGAGATTTAGGTTATAAATTCGCCCCAGAAGAAAGATTAAAAGTTTATTTAACTAATGCGTTAGAAGAAGGAATAAAACAAGGTGATTTAATCCCAGGTATTACCCAAATTATTGCGGAAGAATCAAGTCAAGCAGGAAAAGTGAAAACCGAAATTCCGGTAATGGTGGTATTAGGAAATCCCCCTTATTCTGTTAGTTCCCAAAATGCGAGTAAACGCAAAAGACTCTTAAATCAAGATGAGAGATATTTAGCTGATGTTGAATATACTGGTTCAGTTTGGAATCGGATTTATAAAACTGGGAAAGCTGGTAAAACTATTACTGAGTTAACCCATATTGGAGAACTTTTAGAATTATATAAAGGTAGAGTTAGGTTAGAAAAAGAAAAGAATATTCAACCTTTAGATGATGATTATATTAAATTTATTCGTTTTGCTCAATATCAAATTCAGAAAACGCCCAAAGGTTATGGGATTATTGGTTTTATTACTAATCATTCCTATCTCAATGGTTTAATTCATCGGGGAATGAGAGAGGAGTTATTAAAGTATTTTGATACATTATATATAATGGATTTGCATGGTAATTCTTTATTAAAAGAAACTACACCAGAGGGAAATATTGATCAAAATGTTTTTGATATTCAGCAAGGGGTAGCGATTTTAATTGCTGTGCGCGAAAAAAGCGAACCTGATTATTTTTCCACTGCTTATAAATCCAGAGATGGTGTGAAGGAAATGGCGAAGGTCTGGTATTATGACCTCTGGGGAAGTCGTGAAGATAAATATCGGTTTTTGGAATCTGCTAGTTTAAATAATGTTGATTGGATAGAGTTACAACCAACAGCACCTAATTACTTTTTTACAGCCATCAATTATTCTTTAGATACAGAGAAAGAATATAAAAATTATTGGAATATTCAAGATATATTTTTAGTCTATTCCAATGTCATAGAAACGGGAAAAGATGATGTTTTAGTTGATTTTGAAAAAAATCAGATTCAAGAATTGATTAAAAATTTAGCTAACCCGGAAATTTCTGATGAAGACATAGCTGATATTTATAAAATTGCAGATTCTTCTAATTGGAATTTTTTTAAATCTCGATTATTGATTATCAAAGATGGAATGCAAGATCATCTAATCCAAAGAATATATTATAGACCATTTGATATAAGATTCACATATTTTCATAGCATTCTTAGAAGAATGCAAGAAAAAGTTCTAACAAATTTAATACAAGATAACCTGGGACTATTGGCGATGAGACAAGTAGCTTCAGGAGATAATCAATATACACATTTTATGGTTTGTAATCATATAGTGGATAATCGGAGTTTTTTTAGTAATAGAGGAAGACCAAGTGTTTTCCCTCTCTACATTTACCCAAATACAGAAAATCAACAAACGAACCTATTTAGAGAAAAAACTTCTAATTTATCCCCCAAATTCTTAGAAATTATCAAAAATAAACTGGGTAAAACACCAACCCCAGAACAAATATTTTACTATGCTTATGCTATTTTTCATAGTCCCACTTATCGCAGTAGATACGCAGAATTTCTAAAAATAGATTTTCCTCGTCTTCCCTTAACCAGTAATCAAAAACTGTTTAATTCATTAGCTGAAAAAGGAGAAGAATTAGTCAATTTACATTTAATGAAATCTACAACACTGAACAATTTAATTACCACATTTGCAAATCAGGGAAATAACCAAGTTACTGAAGTAACGTATAATTCAGAATTGCAAAGAGTATATATCAATAAACAGAGTTATTTTATAGATATTCCTCAACATATATGGGAATTTAAAATAGGTGGATATCAAGTATTAGATAAATGGTTGAAAGATAGAAAAAATGCCAATCGTGTATTGTCAGAATCAGAAATTAACCACTATCAAAAAATAGTCATTGCATTAACAGAAACTTTGCGGTTAATGCGGGAAATTGATAATTTAATTCCTGGGTTTCCTATAGAATAA
- the ftsH2 gene encoding ATP-dependent zinc metalloprotease FtsH2: MKFSWRVAVLWTLPALVIGFFFWQGAFAGAPADMSRNTANTRMTYGRFLEYLDANRVTSVDLYEGGRTAIVEANDQDIENRIQRWRVDLPINSPELITKLKEKNISFDAHPMRNDGAIWGLLGNLIFPILLITGLFFLFRRSSNMPGGPGQAMNFGKSKARFQMEAKTGVKFDDVAGIEEAKEELQEVVTFLKQPEKFTAVGARIPKGVLLIGPPGTGKTLLAKAIAGEAGVPFFSISGSEFVEMFVGVGASRVRDLFKKAKDNAPCIIFIDEIDAVGRQRGAGIGGGNDEREQTLNQLLTEMDGFEGNTGIIIIAATNRPDVLDSALLRPGRFDRQITVDAPDIKGRLEVLQVHARNKKLDPSVSLDAIARRTPGFTGADLANLLNEAAILTARRRKEAITIGEIDDAVDRVVAGMEGTPLVDSKSKRLIAYHEVGHALVGTLLKEHDPVQKVTLIPRGQAQGLTWFTPDEEQGLISRSQLKARITGALGGRAAEEVVFGAAEVTTGAGGDLQQLSGMARQMVTRFGMSDLGPLSLESQQGEVFLGRDWTTRSEYSESIAARIDAQVREIVEKCYDNAKQIMRDHRTVCDRLVDLLIEKETIDGEEFRQIVAEYAEVPEKVQFVPQL, encoded by the coding sequence ATGAAATTCTCCTGGAGAGTCGCAGTACTCTGGACATTGCCTGCTTTGGTAATTGGCTTTTTCTTCTGGCAAGGGGCTTTTGCTGGCGCTCCTGCTGACATGAGTAGAAATACAGCCAACACCCGCATGACCTATGGTCGCTTTCTGGAATACTTGGACGCTAACCGTGTAACCAGTGTGGATCTGTATGAAGGCGGTAGAACGGCAATTGTCGAAGCAAACGATCAAGATATCGAAAATCGTATCCAACGGTGGCGCGTGGACTTACCGATTAATTCTCCTGAGTTAATCACCAAGCTCAAAGAAAAAAACATTAGTTTTGATGCCCACCCCATGCGTAATGATGGCGCTATCTGGGGACTTTTGGGAAATCTGATTTTTCCCATCTTATTGATTACTGGATTGTTCTTTTTGTTCCGTCGCTCCAGCAATATGCCCGGTGGTCCTGGTCAAGCGATGAACTTTGGCAAGTCGAAGGCGCGTTTCCAAATGGAAGCAAAAACCGGAGTCAAATTTGACGACGTAGCAGGTATTGAAGAAGCTAAAGAAGAACTGCAAGAAGTCGTTACTTTCTTGAAACAGCCAGAAAAGTTTACTGCTGTAGGCGCACGCATTCCTAAAGGTGTGTTGTTAATTGGTCCTCCAGGAACTGGTAAAACTTTACTCGCAAAAGCGATCGCAGGGGAAGCTGGTGTACCTTTCTTCAGTATTTCTGGTTCAGAATTTGTAGAAATGTTCGTCGGTGTGGGTGCATCCCGCGTCCGCGATTTGTTCAAGAAAGCCAAAGATAACGCTCCCTGTATCATCTTTATCGATGAAATCGACGCAGTGGGACGGCAAAGAGGTGCTGGTATTGGTGGCGGTAATGACGAAAGAGAGCAAACCCTCAACCAATTGCTCACCGAGATGGATGGCTTTGAAGGCAATACAGGGATTATTATTATTGCTGCTACCAACCGTCCTGATGTCCTAGACTCAGCATTGTTGCGTCCCGGTCGTTTTGACCGTCAAATTACTGTTGATGCACCTGATATTAAAGGACGTTTGGAAGTCTTACAGGTTCACGCCCGGAATAAGAAGCTTGATCCTAGTGTATCTTTAGATGCGATCGCTCGTCGAACTCCTGGTTTCACAGGTGCAGATTTAGCCAACTTACTCAACGAAGCCGCAATTCTCACCGCTAGAAGGCGCAAAGAAGCCATCACCATCGGCGAAATTGATGATGCAGTGGATAGAGTCGTGGCGGGTATGGAAGGTACTCCCTTGGTAGACAGCAAGAGCAAACGCTTGATTGCTTACCATGAAGTCGGACACGCTTTAGTCGGGACTTTGTTAAAAGAACATGACCCCGTGCAGAAAGTTACTCTCATCCCACGCGGACAAGCACAGGGTTTAACTTGGTTTACTCCTGATGAAGAACAAGGGTTAATTTCCCGTTCTCAACTCAAAGCCAGAATTACTGGTGCGTTGGGTGGACGCGCTGCTGAAGAAGTAGTGTTTGGCGCTGCGGAAGTCACAACTGGCGCAGGTGGAGATTTACAACAACTATCCGGAATGGCTCGCCAAATGGTGACTCGCTTCGGGATGTCCGACTTAGGACCATTATCCTTGGAAAGCCAACAGGGAGAAGTATTCTTAGGTCGTGATTGGACTACCCGCTCTGAGTATTCAGAATCCATTGCGGCTCGAATTGATGCTCAAGTCCGCGAAATTGTAGAAAAGTGCTATGACAACGCTAAACAAATTATGCGTGATCATCGTACTGTTTGCGATCGCCTAGTAGATTTGCTCATCGAAAAAGAAACCATTGACGGCGAAGAATTCCGCCAAATTGTCGCCGAGTACGCTGAAGTACCTGAGAAAGTTCAGTTTGTACCACAACTGTAA
- a CDS encoding serine/threonine protein kinase, producing MNHSAFTSPKNTGLLANRYQLKQLIGRGGMGEVFLADDILLGGIPVAVKFLSQTVSSAKMKQDFIHEALMSAALGQKSLHIVRTHDYGVSETGKPFYVMEYLNGKSLKDLIPLSLPDFLTLVRQICLGLQCAHQGININGKIYPLVHRDIKPANILVVPDPILGQLVKILDFGIARFFNYPGKISANQGFNGTLPYCSPEELEEEKLDSRSDIYSLGVMMFEMLTGAKPWEPETNLFGAWYKAHHFEAPRAIADVNPQLQLPQQLNDLIMACLAKKPSDRPQNIAEILQILNSVEKSISPAHPATLAPPATQNKPVVSDLPPAIEKKCWQLTWPENKPIQEIVFPRLLDTAPTSVATISLMLPRQEIHQRAASEVRNQLTWLKSPHPMLLWLTVIHTPGFALKWLPCYLDLQNPQNHQLVYSLAKHERYPVICFTLEAPHDCAKVLCSFIELSKRQMLTTWVEQSKSLPPSSQAHVSKNILKQQYQQMRSQMLEDMS from the coding sequence GTGAATCACAGTGCATTTACTTCTCCAAAAAATACAGGTTTGCTTGCCAACCGTTATCAACTCAAGCAGTTGATTGGTAGAGGGGGAATGGGTGAAGTTTTTTTAGCCGATGATATTTTGCTGGGTGGAATCCCAGTTGCTGTTAAATTCCTTTCCCAAACTGTTTCCAGTGCCAAAATGAAACAGGATTTTATTCATGAAGCTCTGATGAGTGCAGCATTGGGGCAGAAAAGCCTACATATCGTGCGAACCCATGATTATGGTGTCAGTGAAACTGGGAAACCGTTCTATGTGATGGAATATCTCAATGGCAAGAGTTTAAAGGATTTAATTCCCCTGTCTTTGCCCGATTTTTTGACTTTGGTACGACAAATTTGTTTGGGTTTACAATGCGCTCATCAAGGAATTAATATTAATGGCAAAATTTATCCCTTAGTTCATCGAGATATCAAGCCCGCTAATATATTAGTTGTTCCTGATCCCATCTTGGGACAGTTAGTAAAAATCTTAGATTTCGGTATAGCCAGATTTTTCAATTATCCCGGCAAAATCAGCGCAAATCAAGGATTTAATGGCACTCTGCCCTACTGTTCTCCTGAAGAATTAGAAGAGGAAAAATTAGATAGTCGCTCAGATATTTATAGTTTGGGTGTGATGATGTTTGAAATGCTCACAGGTGCTAAACCTTGGGAACCAGAAACAAATTTATTTGGGGCTTGGTATAAAGCACATCACTTTGAAGCGCCGCGAGCGATCGCCGATGTGAATCCCCAACTGCAACTACCTCAGCAGCTGAATGATTTAATTATGGCTTGTTTGGCAAAAAAACCAAGCGATCGCCCCCAAAACATCGCAGAAATTTTGCAAATCTTGAACAGTGTCGAAAAATCCATCTCTCCCGCTCATCCTGCCACTCTAGCACCGCCAGCCACCCAGAATAAACCTGTAGTGTCTGATTTACCCCCAGCCATAGAAAAGAAATGTTGGCAACTGACATGGCCTGAAAACAAACCTATTCAAGAAATTGTCTTTCCTCGGCTTCTAGATACCGCACCCACAAGTGTAGCTACCATCAGCCTGATGTTACCTCGACAAGAAATCCATCAACGTGCGGCTTCCGAGGTTCGCAACCAGTTAACGTGGCTGAAATCTCCTCATCCGATGTTGCTGTGGCTGACAGTAATCCATACACCAGGATTTGCTCTCAAGTGGTTACCCTGTTACCTCGATCTGCAAAATCCCCAAAATCATCAACTAGTATATTCCTTAGCCAAGCATGAACGTTATCCGGTGATTTGCTTTACCCTGGAAGCACCCCATGACTGCGCCAAAGTTCTTTGCAGCTTCATTGAACTTTCTAAAAGGCAAATGTTGACAACCTGGGTAGAACAAAGTAAAAGCCTACCTCCGTCATCTCAAGCTCATGTCAGCAAAAATATTTTAAAGCAACAGTATCAACAGATGCGATCGCAGATGTTAGAAGACATGAGTTAA
- a CDS encoding response regulator, with the protein MKTLPISRYRFFQKLQPISLLKKITSKTVNGCLQVFSTSGSWSIYIEDGKLIYACYSEKMFEPLYRNLQSLSQQISTLPHGIDQQLQAIFENGIEDQAIPNPDYLAICWLVSQQYISPAQAAMLIQQLALEVLETFLSLEEGSYEFVPESFLDDLPKYCHLNIRLLVEQHQTGSREGTYKETSPVVRLNQPQPQTQPAKPSFRVSEGIKTAYSNTASTHNIDNIYNSGQRNTPTINKNLYTILCIDDSPTVLNTIKNYLDEQMFSVITITDSLNALMQILRTKPDIILLDVEMPHLDGYELCSLLRKHSSLKNTPVIMVTAKTGLIDRAKAKLVKASGFLPKPFTQGDLLKIIFQHMV; encoded by the coding sequence ATGAAGACACTTCCCATTAGTAGATATAGATTTTTCCAAAAACTTCAACCCATATCTCTTTTAAAAAAAATTACTAGCAAGACAGTCAATGGTTGTTTGCAAGTATTTAGCACATCTGGCTCTTGGTCAATCTATATAGAAGACGGTAAGCTGATTTACGCCTGCTACTCCGAGAAAATGTTTGAGCCACTTTACAGAAATTTGCAAAGCTTAAGTCAGCAAATTTCAACTCTTCCTCACGGAATTGATCAGCAGTTACAGGCGATATTTGAAAATGGGATTGAAGATCAGGCTATACCAAACCCAGATTATCTGGCTATTTGTTGGTTAGTCAGCCAACAATACATTAGCCCCGCTCAAGCAGCGATGCTCATACAGCAATTGGCGCTAGAAGTTTTGGAGACATTTTTGAGCTTAGAAGAGGGAAGTTATGAATTTGTCCCGGAAAGCTTTCTAGATGATTTGCCAAAATACTGTCATCTCAATATCCGTTTATTAGTCGAACAGCATCAAACAGGTAGCCGTGAGGGAACCTACAAAGAGACATCGCCAGTTGTGCGGTTAAATCAGCCACAACCTCAAACACAACCTGCGAAACCATCTTTTAGAGTTAGTGAAGGCATTAAAACGGCATACTCTAACACTGCATCAACTCACAATATTGATAATATTTATAATAGCGGTCAGCGAAATACACCAACGATTAACAAAAACCTCTACACAATACTTTGTATTGATGACAGTCCTACGGTATTAAACACTATTAAAAATTATTTAGATGAGCAAATGTTTTCTGTGATTACAATTACAGATTCTTTGAATGCTTTAATGCAAATTCTCCGCACCAAACCAGACATAATTTTATTAGACGTTGAAATGCCTCATTTAGATGGTTATGAACTATGCTCTTTATTACGTAAACACTCATCTTTGAAAAATACACCTGTAATTATGGTGACAGCTAAAACAGGGCTGATAGATAGAGCTAAAGCTAAACTAGTTAAAGCTTCTGGATTTTTGCCTAAGCCTTTTACACAAGGGGATTTATTGAAAATAATCTTTCAACACATGGTATAA
- the gltX gene encoding glutamate--tRNA ligase: MTVRVRIAPSPTGNLHIGTARTAVFNWLFARHHGGQFILRVEDTDLERSRPEYTENILAGFRWLGLNWDEGPFFQSQRLDMYKEAVEKLLEQGLAYRCYTTSEELETLRERQKARNEAPRYDNRHRNLTPEQEAAFKAEGRSCVIRFKIADEREIVWNDLVRGTMTWRGSDLGGDMVIARASEAGIGQPLYNFVVVIDDIDMLITHVIRGEDHIANTAKQILLYEALGAKIPEFAHTPLILNMEGRKLSKRDGVTSISDFQKMGFTAEGLVNYMTLLGWSPPDSTEEIFTLETAAKNFGFERVNKAGAKFDWAKLDWLNSQYLHSMPTDKLTDSIIPFWEEAGFTFAGGRERSWLEQLVTLISQSLTRLVDAVAMSQPFFTETVEFSEEGREQLQKEGSVVALEAILTALSSQPELTEAAAQEIIKQVVKEQKLKKGIVMRSLRAALTGDVHGPDLIQSWLLLNQINLDKTRLNQAIAAAN; the protein is encoded by the coding sequence GTGACTGTTAGAGTCCGTATTGCGCCGAGTCCAACTGGTAACTTACATATTGGTACAGCCCGAACTGCTGTATTTAACTGGTTATTTGCCCGCCACCACGGTGGTCAGTTTATTTTACGCGTTGAAGACACAGATTTAGAGCGATCGCGTCCCGAATATACTGAAAATATTCTGGCAGGTTTTCGCTGGTTAGGGCTGAACTGGGATGAAGGACCCTTTTTCCAATCCCAACGCCTAGATATGTATAAAGAGGCCGTTGAAAAACTTCTAGAACAAGGATTAGCCTATCGCTGCTACACAACCTCAGAAGAACTAGAAACCCTAAGAGAAAGACAAAAAGCCAGAAACGAAGCTCCTCGTTACGACAACCGCCACCGTAACCTCACCCCAGAACAAGAAGCAGCTTTCAAAGCCGAAGGGCGCAGCTGTGTAATTCGGTTCAAAATTGCCGATGAGCGCGAAATTGTCTGGAATGACCTCGTAAGAGGAACAATGACTTGGCGAGGTAGTGATCTCGGTGGTGATATGGTCATCGCCCGCGCCTCAGAAGCAGGTATTGGTCAACCACTGTACAACTTTGTCGTTGTCATTGATGACATAGATATGCTGATTACCCATGTCATCCGGGGAGAAGACCACATCGCCAACACCGCCAAGCAAATTCTGTTATATGAAGCTTTAGGCGCAAAAATTCCAGAATTTGCCCACACCCCTCTGATTTTGAATATGGAAGGGCGCAAGCTTTCTAAACGAGATGGAGTCACTTCTATTTCGGATTTTCAGAAAATGGGCTTTACTGCGGAAGGTTTAGTAAATTACATGACCTTGCTGGGTTGGTCTCCCCCAGACTCGACTGAGGAAATTTTTACTTTAGAAACCGCAGCGAAAAACTTTGGCTTTGAGCGTGTGAACAAAGCCGGGGCTAAATTTGACTGGGCAAAACTGGATTGGTTAAATAGTCAGTATCTACATAGTATGCCCACAGATAAACTGACAGATTCAATCATCCCCTTTTGGGAAGAGGCTGGATTTACATTTGCGGGAGGAAGAGAACGTTCCTGGTTAGAGCAGTTAGTTACTTTAATCAGCCAGAGTTTAACTCGTCTGGTAGATGCTGTAGCCATGAGTCAACCTTTCTTCACCGAAACTGTGGAATTTAGCGAAGAAGGTAGGGAACAACTGCAAAAAGAAGGTTCAGTCGTAGCTCTGGAGGCTATTCTTACAGCTTTGTCAAGTCAGCCCGAACTTACAGAAGCCGCCGCCCAAGAGATCATTAAACAGGTGGTCAAAGAGCAAAAACTGAAGAAAGGTATAGTGATGCGATCGCTTAGAGCCGCTTTAACTGGAGATGTTCATGGCCCTGATCTAATTCAATCCTGGTTACTCCTGAATCAGATTAATTTAGACAAGACTCGTTTAAATCAAGCGATCGCCGCCGCCAATTAG
- a CDS encoding RluA family pseudouridine synthase, with protein MTAFNLQVEETGDSFAHTSGERLDRYLSENLPDLSRSRIQQLIEQGNVHLNEQICTTKKINVKAGDRITLEIPEVQPLEVQAEDIPLDILYEDDHLLILNKPAGLVVHPAPGHPDGTLVNALLAHCPNLPGIGGVQRPGIVHRLDKDTTGAIAIAKTDIAYHSLQAQLQAKTARREYLGVVYGAPKTESGMIDEPIGRHPQDRKKMAVVPIEKGGRNAVTHWQILERLGNQTLILFQLETGRTHQIRVHSAKIGHPIVGDPIYSSAHSLGVKLNGQALHAWRLKLQHPVSEDLIEVTAPPPQTFTTLLEILRRRVAS; from the coding sequence GTGACCGCATTTAATTTACAAGTTGAAGAAACAGGCGATAGCTTCGCTCACACCTCCGGTGAACGCCTTGACCGCTATCTTTCCGAAAATTTACCTGATTTATCTCGTTCTCGCATCCAGCAATTAATTGAGCAGGGAAATGTTCACCTAAATGAGCAAATCTGCACAACTAAAAAAATTAATGTCAAAGCAGGCGATCGCATCACCTTAGAAATCCCAGAAGTTCAACCCCTAGAAGTACAAGCCGAAGATATTCCTCTAGATATCCTCTATGAAGACGACCATTTACTGATTCTCAACAAACCTGCTGGTTTAGTCGTCCATCCCGCACCCGGTCATCCTGATGGGACTTTGGTCAATGCTTTGTTAGCACATTGTCCCAACCTCCCAGGAATTGGCGGTGTTCAGCGTCCAGGGATTGTGCATCGCTTGGATAAGGATACAACAGGGGCGATCGCCATTGCTAAAACCGATATCGCCTATCACAGCCTCCAAGCCCAACTCCAAGCAAAAACCGCAAGACGAGAATACTTAGGTGTAGTTTACGGTGCGCCGAAAACCGAAAGTGGCATGATCGACGAACCCATTGGTCGTCATCCCCAAGATAGAAAAAAAATGGCAGTAGTCCCTATAGAAAAAGGCGGACGTAATGCGGTAACTCATTGGCAAATCCTCGAAAGACTAGGAAACCAGACATTAATCCTCTTTCAATTAGAAACAGGACGCACCCATCAAATTCGTGTCCACAGCGCTAAAATCGGTCATCCCATCGTCGGCGACCCCATTTATAGTTCGGCTCATTCTCTGGGGGTCAAATTAAATGGTCAAGCACTGCACGCATGGCGATTAAAGTTGCAACATCCAGTTTCTGAGGATTTGATTGAAGTGACAGCTCCCCCTCCGCAAACATTTACAACT